A genomic stretch from Chaetodon auriga isolate fChaAug3 chromosome 17, fChaAug3.hap1, whole genome shotgun sequence includes:
- the tbxta gene encoding T-box transcription factor T-A, with protein MTSSNPDQRLEHLLSAVESEFQKGSEKGDASERDIKLTLDDADLWIKFKELTNEMIVTKTGRRMFPVLRASVSGLDPNAMYSVLLDFVAADNNRWKYVNGEWVPGGKPEPQSPSCVYIHPDSPNFGAHWMKAPVSFSKVKLSNKLNGGGQIMLNSLHKYEPRIHIVKVGGIQKMISSQSFPETQFIAVTAYQNEEITALKIKHNPFAKAFLDAKERSDHKEVPDHSADSQQSGYSQLGGWFLPGQSPICPSSSPPQFSGTAGHSSGSYCERYSSLRSHRAAPYPSHYPHRTSSTNNYMDNTSGTLPTHDSWSALQIPNSTGMGTLSHTTNSTSNSSQYPSLWSVAGTTLTPSGSASGSIPGGLTSQFLRGSSYTGLTSSLPVSSPSSMYDPSLSEVSVGEAQFESSIARLTASWAPVAQSY; from the exons ATGACTTCTTCCAACCCTGACCAGCGCCTGGAGCATCTGCTCAGCGCCGTCGAGAGCGAGTTCCAGAAGGGCAGCGAGAAGGGAGACGCGTCCGAGAGGGATATTAAACTGACGCTGGATGATGCAGACTTATGGATCAAGTTCAAAGAGTTAACCAACGAGATGATTGTCACCAAAACTGGAAG GAGGATGTTTCCAGTGCTGAGGGCCAGCGTCAGCGGCCTGGACCCCAACGCCATGTACTCGGTGCTGCTGGATTTCGTGGCCGCGGACAACAACCGGTGGAAGTACGTGAACGGGGAGTGGGTCCCCGGTGGCAAACCGGAGCCTCAGAGCCCCAGCTGCGTCTACATCCACCCAGACTCTCCCAACTTCGGAGCGCACTGGATGAAAGCGCCCGTCTCCTTCAGCAAAGTGAAACTCTCCAACAAACTCAACGGCGGCGGACAG ATCATGCTGAACTCTCTGCACAAATACGAGCCGAGGATACACATCGTGAAGGTTGGCGGTATCCAGAAGATGATCAGCAGCCAGTCTTTCCCTGAAACACAGTTCATCGCTGTCACTGCTTACCAGAATGAAGAG ATAACTGCTCTGAAGATAAAGCACAACCCCTTTGCTAAGGCCTTCTTGGATGCCAAAGAAAG GAGTGACCATAAAGAAGTCCCCGATCACAGTGCAGACAGCCAACAGTCTGGCTACTCTCAGC TTGGAGGTTGGTTCCTCCCAGGCCAGAGTCCTATCTGCCCCAGCAGCAGCCCTCCTCAGTTCAGTGGCACAGCGGGCCACTCCTCCGGCTCCTACTGCGAGCGCTACTCCAGCCTGAGGAGTCACAGAGCGGCCCCATATCCCAGCCACTACCCCCACCGCACCTCTAGCACAA ATAACTACATGGACAACACTTCAGGGACTCTGCCCACTCATGACAGCTGGTCTGCTCTTCAGATCCCCAACTCCACAGGCATGGGCACTCTGTCCCACACCACCAACTCCACATCTAATTCCAG TCAGTACCCCAGCCTATGGTCTGTAGCTGGCACCACCCTCACCCCTTCAGGCTCGGCCTCAGGCTCCATACCTGGAGGTTTGACCTCCCAGTTCCTGAGGGGCTCCTCCTACACGGGCCTGACCTCCTCGCTGCCCGTCTCCTCGCCCTCCTCCATGTACGACCCCAGCCTGAGCGAGGTCAGTGTTGGGGAGGCCCAGTTCGAGAGCTCCATTGCCAGGCTGACCGCATCCTGGGCGCCTGTGGCTCAGAGCTACTGA